The region TATCGATGACGATGAATGGTGCGGTTTTACCTATCATGGCGTTTTATATTGTTGCAGCGGAAGAGCAGGGCGTTCCTCCTGAAAAATTAACCGGTACTATTCAGAATGATATTTTAAAAGAGTATCTCTGCCGCAATACCTATATTTACCCGCCTAAGCCATCGATGCGGATTATTGCCGATATTATTGCCTGGTGCTCTGCCAATATGCCGCAATTTAATACGATTAGCATCAGCGGTTACCATATGGGAGAAGCGGGAGCTAACTGTATTCAACAAGTGGCGTTTACCCTCGCGGACGGCATTGAATATATAAAAGCCGCGCTCTCCGCAGGCTTGAAAATTGATGACTTCGCGCCGCGCCTCTCTTTCTTTTTCGGTATCGGCATGGATCTGTTTATGAATGTCGCCATGCTGCGCGCAGCCCGCTATCTTTGGAGCGAAGCCGTTAGCGGGTTTGGCGCGACCAATCCGAAATCGCTGGCGCTGCGCACCCATTGCCAGACATCCGGCTGGAGCCTGACAGAACAGGATCCCTATAACAACATTGTTCGCACCACCATTGAAGCGCTGGCAGCGACGCTCGGCGGCACTCAGTCTCTGCACACCAATGCGTTTGATGAAGCCCTGGGGCTACCGACAGATTTTTCGGCGCGTATTGCGCGTAACACGCAAATTATCCTGCAGGAAGAGGCGGAAATTTGCCGCACCGTCGATCCGCTCGGCGGTTCCTATTATGTCGAATCTCTGACCGATCAAATCATAAAAGAGGCGCGGGCAATCATCCGTCGGATTGATGATGCCGGAGGGATGGCAAAGGCTATCGAATCGGGCTTGCCAAAACGCATGATCGAGGAGGCTTCCGCACGCGAGCAATCTCTTATCGACCAGGGTAAACGTACCATTGTCGGTGTTAATAAATACAAGCTTGATAAAGAAGCCGTTACGCCGGTACTGGAAATCGACAATGTGAAGGTGCGTAACGAGCAAATCGCCGCACTTGAACAGATCCGCGCCACACGTGATTCCGCTGCCGTTCACGATGCGCTGGTAGCGCTGACCCATGCCGCCCAACACAACGAAAATCTGCTCGCTGCGGCGATTCATGCCGCACGATTGCGTGCGACGCTTGGTGAGATTTCCAGTGCGCTGGAAGCGGCGTTTGACCGCTACCTTGTTCCCAGCCAATGCGTTACGGGGGTGATCACGCAAAGCTATCAGCAGGACAGCGAAACGGCGGCGGAATTCGACGCCATCATTACGCAAACACAACACTTTCTTGCTGAGCATGGTCGTCGTCCGCGCATCTTGATTGCGAAAATGGGGCAGGATGGGCACGATCGGGGGGCAAAAGTCATTGCCAGCGCATATTCCGATGTGGGTTTTGATGTCGATCTCAGCCCTATGTTT is a window of Enterobacter sp. R4-368 DNA encoding:
- the scpA gene encoding methylmalonyl-CoA mutase is translated as MATMSDWQNVANKELSRKGKRVESLVKLTPEGIAIKPLYTPDDLNALEITGTLPGLPPYTRGPRATMYTAQPWTIRQYAGFSTARESNAFYRRNLAAGQKGLSVAFDLPTHRGYDSDNPRVAGDVGKAGVAIDTVEDMKILFDNIPLDKMSVSMTMNGAVLPIMAFYIVAAEEQGVPPEKLTGTIQNDILKEYLCRNTYIYPPKPSMRIIADIIAWCSANMPQFNTISISGYHMGEAGANCIQQVAFTLADGIEYIKAALSAGLKIDDFAPRLSFFFGIGMDLFMNVAMLRAARYLWSEAVSGFGATNPKSLALRTHCQTSGWSLTEQDPYNNIVRTTIEALAATLGGTQSLHTNAFDEALGLPTDFSARIARNTQIILQEEAEICRTVDPLGGSYYVESLTDQIIKEARAIIRRIDDAGGMAKAIESGLPKRMIEEASAREQSLIDQGKRTIVGVNKYKLDKEAVTPVLEIDNVKVRNEQIAALEQIRATRDSAAVHDALVALTHAAQHNENLLAAAIHAARLRATLGEISSALEAAFDRYLVPSQCVTGVITQSYQQDSETAAEFDAIITQTQHFLAEHGRRPRILIAKMGQDGHDRGAKVIASAYSDVGFDVDLSPMFSTPQEIARLAVENDVHVVGASSLAAGHKTLIPELINELRKYGREDICVIAGGVIPPQDYDFLRERGVAAIYGPGTPMLESVRDVLKRISQRHD